From Phocoena sinus isolate mPhoSin1 unplaced genomic scaffold, mPhoSin1.pri scaffold_33_arrow_ctg1, whole genome shotgun sequence, the proteins below share one genomic window:
- the LOC116748299 gene encoding LOW QUALITY PROTEIN: RAD52 motif-containing protein 1-like (The sequence of the model RefSeq protein was modified relative to this genomic sequence to represent the inferred CDS: substituted 1 base at 1 genomic stop codon), with translation MVQLVPFAVPIEGDKTLLVWELSSGPTPEALHLKHSLFTVFSQFGLLYSVXLFPNAAVGSPGFSAIIKFYSARDAHRAQKPFDQKQLFHTSPVKVRLGTRRKAVHHNTLAVNSSRCQKLANYIFVFHEWSKRIIKLQDLSNLEERENEDIVTPLQKQSLKFFCSLEVVLPSHECRSPGVGMAEEPLDKLEEDPLSFLMRRKVTQKLAILKAMTDAFQKLLIIVLESGKTAVAYRSCAEVTDARTEEELQDLIQVSYFSCQPCGQREQECLSDFSFEEEEFRLPELD, from the exons ATGGTGCAGTTGGTACCTTTTGCGGTTCCCATCGAGGGTGACAAAACCTTGCTGGTGTGGGAGCTGAGCTCTGGACCCACCCCCGAGGCTTTGCA CCTAAAGCATTCTCTGTTTACAGTCTTCTCTCAGTTTGGCCTTCTGTATTCGGTCTGACTCTTCCCAAACGCAGCAGTGGGCAGTCCTGGGTTCTCTGCCATCATCAAGTTTTACTCAGCAAGGGATGCCCACAGAGCCCAAAAGCCATTCGACCAGAAGCAGCTTTTTCACACGTCTCCAGTGAAG GTTCGTCTTGGCACCAGACGTAAGGCGGTTCATCATAATACGCTTGCCGTAAACAGCTCCAGATGCCAAAAATTGGcaaattacatttttgttttccatgagtggtcaaaaaggatcatcAAG CTTCAGGATCTTTCTAAccttgaagaaagggaaaatgaagatATTGTGACACCACTTCAGAAGCAAAGCCTGAAGTTCTTCTGTTCTTTAGAGGTGGTGTTACCCTCCCACGAGTGCAGGAGTCCTGGAGTTGGCATGGCTGAGGAACCTTTGGATAAGTTGGAGGAAGATC CATTATCATTCCTTATGAGAAGGAAGGTAACCCAGAAGCTTGCTATTCTGAAAGCTATGACAGATGCATTTCAGAAATTGCTGATTATTGTTTTAG AAAGTGGTAAAACAGCTGTGGCATATAGATCCTGTGCAGAGGTCACAGATGCTAGAACCGAAGAGGAACTACAGGATTTAATTCAA GTCAGCTACTTTTCTTGTCAGCCGTGTGGCCAAAGGGAGCAGGAATGTCTCTCAGACTTCAGCTTTGAGGAGGAAGAGTTCAGATTGCCAGAACTGGACTAG